The following are from one region of the Synergistales bacterium genome:
- a CDS encoding 3-isopropylmalate dehydratase small subunit: METTFQGKVWTFGDDVDTDAIIPARYLVTSDETELGSHCMEDALPSFATKVARGDIIVAGENFGCGSSREHAPLAIKGAGVACVVAASFARIFFRNAINVGLPIVECPQAARETEQGQTLEVDVGSGVIRNIHSGATYETAPFPPFLRRLIEQGGLVPYVQQRLKERDPS, encoded by the coding sequence ATGGAGACCACATTCCAGGGAAAGGTCTGGACCTTCGGCGACGACGTCGACACCGACGCGATCATCCCCGCCCGCTATCTGGTGACCAGCGACGAGACGGAGCTGGGCAGCCACTGCATGGAAGACGCCCTGCCCTCCTTCGCCACCAAGGTAGCCCGGGGAGACATCATCGTAGCCGGCGAGAACTTCGGCTGCGGCTCCAGCCGGGAGCACGCCCCGCTGGCCATCAAGGGCGCCGGTGTGGCCTGCGTGGTGGCGGCCTCCTTCGCCAGGATCTTTTTCCGGAACGCCATCAACGTGGGGCTCCCTATCGTGGAATGCCCCCAGGCGGCCCGGGAGACCGAACAGGGGCAGACCCTGGAGGTAGATGTCGGGTCCGGTGTCATCCGCAACATCCACAGCGGCGCAACCTACGAAACGGCCCCCTTCCCGCCTTTCCTGCGGCGGCTCATCGAACAGGGCGGCCTGGTTCCCTACGTACAACAGCGACTGAAGGAGCGAGACCCATCATGA